In the Flavisolibacter tropicus genome, one interval contains:
- the ruvA gene encoding Holliday junction branch migration protein RuvA, whose amino-acid sequence MIAFVRGHFAHKSPATVHVDVAGVGYEINISLNTYSKIQDLENGTLLTHLIVREDAHILYGFFDVAEKEMFLMLLGVSGVGASTARVMLSYMKPDELSRAIVQGNAKMLEAIKGIGKKTAERIVLELRDKLTKQSLDANISPWKGNTIGTDALNALIALGINRQAADSAIQKVLDQNPELGVEAVIKKALQTL is encoded by the coding sequence ATGATCGCTTTTGTTAGAGGCCATTTTGCCCATAAATCACCCGCAACTGTACATGTAGACGTAGCCGGCGTTGGCTATGAAATCAATATTAGTCTGAATACCTATTCCAAAATCCAGGATTTGGAAAATGGTACCTTACTTACTCACCTTATTGTCCGCGAAGATGCCCATATTCTTTACGGCTTTTTTGATGTAGCAGAAAAGGAGATGTTCTTGATGTTACTTGGAGTTTCTGGCGTGGGTGCCTCCACAGCCCGCGTTATGCTTTCTTATATGAAACCCGATGAACTAAGTCGCGCCATTGTTCAAGGCAATGCTAAAATGCTGGAAGCTATAAAAGGTATAGGTAAAAAAACAGCTGAACGCATCGTGTTGGAACTCAGGGATAAACTGACTAAACAATCTCTCGACGCAAATATTTCCCCTTGGAAAGGCAATACCATTGGTACTGATGCGTTAAATGCATTGATAGCACTAGGAATAAACCGGCAAGCGGCTGATAGTGCGATTCAGAAGGTTTTGGACCAAAATCCGGAACTCGGTGTAGAGGCAGTGATCAAAAAAGCATTGCAAACCCTTTAG
- a CDS encoding beta-ketoacyl-ACP synthase III, producing MTSKITAAITAVGGYVPETKLTNADLEKMVDTNDEWIRTRTGVSERRILKGEGLGSSDLAVPAIKQLLEKRGISAEEIECIICCTVTPDMVFPATANIISDKLGAKHAFGFDLGAACSGFLYGLTMGASLIESRRYKKVVVVGVDKMSAIIDYSDRTTCILFGDGAGAVLLEPNTEGFGVLDSILKSDGSGRQFLHMKAGGSVRPATAETVANKEHFVFQDGQPVFKAAVKGMADVSAELLDRNNLTGNDIAWLVPHQANKRIIDATADRMGLSHDKVMLNIHKYGNTTAATIPLCLWEWRHELNKGDNIVLAAFGGGFTWGATLVKWAY from the coding sequence ATGACTTCAAAGATTACTGCAGCCATTACCGCCGTTGGTGGTTATGTGCCAGAAACAAAATTGACAAATGCCGACTTAGAAAAAATGGTAGACACCAACGATGAATGGATCCGGACACGCACCGGGGTATCCGAACGTCGTATTTTGAAAGGTGAAGGATTGGGATCTTCTGATTTGGCTGTACCAGCCATTAAACAGCTTTTAGAAAAAAGAGGGATCAGCGCTGAAGAAATTGAGTGTATCATTTGTTGCACGGTAACACCCGATATGGTGTTCCCGGCCACAGCTAATATCATTTCCGATAAACTAGGTGCTAAACATGCATTTGGCTTTGACTTGGGTGCTGCCTGCTCTGGTTTCCTATATGGCTTAACTATGGGCGCTTCCCTGATCGAGAGCCGCCGTTATAAAAAAGTAGTGGTAGTAGGTGTAGATAAAATGAGCGCTATAATTGATTATAGCGATCGTACTACCTGTATTCTATTTGGCGATGGCGCTGGAGCCGTATTACTGGAGCCTAATACAGAAGGCTTTGGCGTATTGGATTCTATTTTGAAAAGCGATGGTAGCGGCCGTCAGTTCCTGCATATGAAAGCAGGTGGTTCGGTTCGTCCGGCTACAGCTGAAACCGTTGCCAATAAAGAGCACTTTGTGTTCCAGGATGGTCAGCCAGTATTCAAAGCAGCCGTTAAGGGCATGGCCGATGTAAGCGCTGAATTGTTAGATCGTAACAACCTAACCGGTAATGACATTGCTTGGTTGGTGCCTCACCAAGCTAACAAACGTATCATTGATGCTACTGCCGACCGTATGGGTCTTTCTCATGATAAGGTGATGTTGAACATTCATAAATATGGTAATACCACAGCGGCTACTATTCCGCTTTGTTTGTGGGAATGGCGCCATGAATTAAACAAAGGCGACAACATTGTGTTAGCTGCCTTTGGTGGTGGTTTTACCTGGGGTGCTACCCTGGTAAAATGGGCGTATTAA
- a CDS encoding TIGR02117 family protein: MINQTKLLIAKRLLRFLKYIGIAVLSFVTFVLLYLLAAYVLSRISTEKEASSSNDVSIYILSNGVHTDLVMPLKTEIVDWSKEIQFAHTTGKDTVMQFVALGWGDKGFYLETPTWADLKFSTAFKAAFALSTSALHATFYKSMKEGKECVKIPISKDQYTRLVAYIQNSFDKDANGHYINIPTKAVYGANDAFYEAKGSYSLFQTCNTWANKGLKSCGQKAALWTPFDTGIFYHYNQNK, from the coding sequence ATGATCAACCAAACTAAACTGCTTATTGCCAAAAGACTGCTTCGTTTTTTAAAGTATATTGGTATCGCTGTTCTGTCCTTTGTCACATTTGTCCTTCTTTATTTACTAGCAGCCTATGTTTTATCAAGAATAAGTACAGAAAAGGAAGCTTCCTCTTCAAATGATGTGTCCATTTATATTCTTTCCAATGGTGTGCATACAGACCTGGTAATGCCTTTGAAAACAGAGATTGTGGATTGGAGTAAAGAAATTCAGTTTGCACATACTACTGGCAAGGATACCGTCATGCAGTTTGTAGCATTGGGTTGGGGCGATAAAGGCTTTTACCTGGAAACGCCTACATGGGCCGACTTGAAGTTTAGCACGGCGTTCAAAGCTGCTTTTGCCTTAAGCACTTCTGCCCTACATGCTACCTTTTATAAATCAATGAAAGAGGGAAAGGAATGTGTAAAGATTCCCATCTCCAAAGACCAATATACTCGCTTGGTAGCTTATATCCAGAACAGTTTTGACAAAGATGCCAATGGGCATTACATAAATATTCCAACCAAGGCTGTATATGGAGCCAACGATGCTTTTTATGAAGCCAAGGGCAGTTATAGTTTATTTCAAACGTGTAATACCTGGGCTAATAAAGGATTGAAAAGTTGTGGTCAGAAAGCTGCTTTATGGACACCATTTGATACAGGTATATTTTATCATTATAACCAAAACAAATAG
- the yiaA gene encoding inner membrane protein YiaA yields the protein MTQKPSAAFIGASWVALGAGMLGYLVGLWRAEMQLNEKGYYFTILMFGLFAVVSLQKTVRDRLDGIPVTDIYYGLSWFSTLLSIILLVIGLWNATILPSEKGFYAFAFLLALFGAITVQKNTRDSLGSVKKEQPTT from the coding sequence ATGACTCAAAAACCATCTGCTGCCTTTATTGGTGCTTCATGGGTAGCACTAGGTGCAGGCATGCTTGGCTACCTTGTTGGCCTTTGGCGTGCTGAGATGCAACTCAATGAAAAAGGCTATTACTTTACCATTCTCATGTTTGGCCTCTTTGCCGTTGTTTCACTTCAAAAAACAGTACGTGACCGATTAGATGGTATTCCAGTTACGGATATCTATTATGGTCTTAGCTGGTTTTCTACTCTCCTTTCTATTATTTTATTGGTAATAGGATTATGGAATGCCACTATACTGCCTAGTGAGAAGGGCTTCTACGCCTTTGCCTTCTTGTTGGCATTATTTGGAGCTATCACCGTTCAAAAGAATACAAGAGACAGCCTGGGTAGTGTTAAAAAAGAGCAGCCCACAACCTAA
- a CDS encoding GNAT family N-acetyltransferase, producing the protein MTYREAHLEDIEQLSVIRLAVKENRLSNPALITYHDYETFLTIRGKGWVCEINGQLVGFAIVDLNDHNVWALFMDPAFEGQGIGRRLHQLMLDWYFKQTEHTLWLSTDPQSRAAAFYRKAGWTEAGPYGKGELKFEMTHSNWLNTQLSK; encoded by the coding sequence ATGACTTACCGAGAAGCCCACTTAGAAGATATTGAACAATTATCTGTCATTCGATTGGCTGTTAAAGAAAACAGGTTATCCAATCCTGCCTTAATTACGTACCATGATTATGAAACCTTCCTAACCATACGAGGCAAGGGATGGGTATGTGAAATCAATGGACAATTAGTGGGGTTTGCTATCGTCGACTTAAACGACCATAATGTATGGGCCTTATTTATGGATCCTGCGTTTGAAGGCCAAGGCATTGGAAGGCGGCTGCATCAGCTAATGCTAGACTGGTACTTTAAACAAACCGAACATACGCTTTGGTTAAGCACTGATCCTCAGTCAAGAGCAGCTGCTTTTTATAGAAAGGCTGGTTGGACAGAGGCTGGTCCTTATGGGAAAGGAGAATTAAAGTTTGAAATGACCCACTCAAATTGGCTAAATACACAACTATCCAAATAA
- a CDS encoding protein-disulfide reductase DsbD family protein — protein MRPLLRFFLALGILLSVGLNAFSQDSAAVQWQVTSKKISDKEYELKFVTNGPNGWQLYAPNQVLSEVATTELQFSDSAIQSTGAFKDSGAVKTEKSIIFEGTQVKVYEGATAWTQRVHITGDVPATLQGVLSYTYGKNDEFYPATPFSFSVPLEGGVSASTRIKINTIDIKNPVTPYGDDEAADKSLWAIFLLGFVGGLIALVTPCVFPLIPLTVSFFTKRSGTRKKGIRNALGYGLCIFAIYAFLSTPFHLLDTTDPEILNNISTNVWLNLTFFVVFIVFALSFFGFYEIGLPSSFANKVDEKSGIGDFAGIFFMALTLAIVSFSCTGPILGSLLAGALTNNGGAWQLTAGMSGFGLGLALPFALFALFPHWLQSLPKSGGWLTSVKVVLGFLELAMAIKFLSNADLVKQWGLLKREVFIAIWIGIGIAIVLYLLGIIRFAHDSKPKMTKTRWAFVVLFGAATLYLIPGVTNTKAANLSLISGFPPPLSYSLYERKIAIKPIHNDYEGALELARKQGKPVLIDFTGWACVNCRRMEENVWIDPEVEQLMKNEFVVVSLYVDERQKLPAAQQIEYTTKSGDKKPIITVGDKWATFQSENFNAVSQPQYAIISPDEKALTKTKAYTPSPSAFREWLEKGLEAYKKANSGVSKR, from the coding sequence ATGCGCCCTCTTTTACGTTTCTTCTTAGCCCTTGGAATACTACTATCGGTTGGTCTGAATGCTTTTAGTCAGGATAGTGCTGCTGTGCAGTGGCAGGTAACTAGTAAAAAGATCAGTGATAAAGAGTACGAGCTAAAGTTTGTTACCAATGGTCCAAATGGTTGGCAGCTGTATGCGCCCAACCAGGTATTAAGTGAAGTGGCTACTACAGAACTTCAATTCTCAGACTCTGCTATCCAATCTACTGGAGCATTTAAAGATTCTGGTGCTGTTAAAACAGAGAAGAGTATCATTTTTGAAGGCACACAAGTAAAAGTATATGAAGGTGCTACTGCCTGGACACAGCGAGTGCATATAACAGGCGATGTGCCAGCTACCTTACAGGGTGTCTTGTCTTATACCTATGGTAAAAACGATGAGTTTTACCCTGCTACCCCTTTCTCTTTTTCTGTTCCGTTGGAAGGTGGTGTCAGTGCCAGTACGCGTATAAAGATCAATACCATTGATATTAAAAATCCTGTTACCCCTTATGGCGATGATGAAGCGGCAGATAAAAGTTTATGGGCCATCTTCCTATTAGGCTTTGTTGGTGGACTCATTGCCCTGGTTACACCCTGTGTGTTTCCGTTAATTCCATTGACTGTTTCATTCTTTACCAAGCGCTCGGGCACACGTAAAAAGGGGATTCGTAATGCCTTGGGATACGGTTTATGCATTTTTGCGATCTACGCTTTCCTTAGCACTCCTTTCCACTTATTGGATACAACCGATCCTGAGATTCTGAATAATATCTCTACGAACGTATGGTTAAACCTGACCTTTTTTGTGGTCTTCATCGTTTTTGCCTTATCGTTCTTTGGGTTCTATGAAATTGGCCTGCCTAGTTCTTTTGCTAATAAGGTGGACGAGAAATCAGGCATTGGCGATTTTGCCGGTATCTTCTTTATGGCGTTGACGCTGGCCATTGTTTCTTTCTCTTGTACAGGTCCTATTTTAGGCTCTTTGTTAGCTGGCGCCTTAACAAATAATGGTGGTGCATGGCAATTAACAGCCGGTATGTCGGGATTTGGACTAGGCCTAGCACTACCGTTTGCATTGTTCGCCCTATTCCCGCATTGGTTACAATCATTGCCTAAATCAGGTGGATGGCTTACCAGTGTAAAAGTGGTGTTAGGTTTCCTGGAGTTGGCTATGGCTATTAAGTTCTTGTCAAATGCTGACCTGGTAAAGCAATGGGGGCTGCTGAAGCGAGAGGTTTTCATCGCCATTTGGATTGGTATTGGAATCGCTATTGTTTTATATCTATTAGGTATTATCCGGTTTGCCCATGACAGTAAGCCTAAAATGACAAAGACGCGTTGGGCGTTTGTAGTGCTGTTTGGTGCCGCTACACTCTATTTGATCCCTGGTGTTACTAATACAAAGGCGGCAAACCTTAGCCTGATTAGTGGATTCCCTCCGCCTTTATCGTATAGCCTATATGAACGTAAGATTGCTATTAAGCCTATTCATAATGATTATGAAGGTGCGTTGGAATTAGCGCGTAAACAAGGTAAGCCGGTATTGATCGACTTCACCGGTTGGGCATGTGTAAACTGCCGCCGTATGGAGGAAAATGTATGGATTGATCCAGAGGTGGAACAATTAATGAAAAATGAGTTTGTGGTAGTTTCACTCTATGTAGATGAGCGCCAGAAATTACCTGCGGCCCAGCAAATTGAATACACAACTAAAAGTGGCGATAAGAAGCCTATCATTACCGTTGGTGATAAGTGGGCCACTTTCCAATCGGAAAACTTCAACGCTGTTTCTCAACCGCAATATGCGATCATTAGTCCGGATGAAAAAGCCTTAACCAAAACCAAGGCGTATACACCTAGTCCAAGTGCGTTCCGCGAGTGGTTAGAAAAAGGCCTTGAGGCGTATAAAAAGGCAAATAGTGGTGTTAGTAAACGATAG
- a CDS encoding protein-disulfide reductase DsbD domain-containing protein, producing the protein MKKLAFVLALFFVGSIAAFAQNPVSWAFTSKKISDKVYEIHMTATIQSGWHLYSQTQPDDAIAQPTSFAFNNNPLLVFDGKVKEVGKLERYRDDKLDVSANQYSNKVNFVQVVKLKGNAKTAVTGKLEFQTCDDQKCLPPKTTNFTIALK; encoded by the coding sequence ATGAAGAAGCTTGCTTTTGTTCTGGCTTTGTTCTTTGTAGGTAGTATAGCAGCCTTTGCGCAAAATCCCGTTAGCTGGGCATTTACAAGCAAAAAGATCAGCGATAAGGTTTATGAGATCCATATGACCGCCACTATACAATCTGGTTGGCACCTTTATTCGCAAACACAACCGGATGATGCTATTGCTCAGCCTACCAGCTTTGCATTTAATAATAATCCTTTATTGGTGTTTGATGGTAAAGTAAAAGAAGTAGGTAAGCTGGAAAGATACCGCGATGACAAGCTGGATGTTTCTGCTAACCAATACAGTAATAAAGTAAATTTTGTACAAGTGGTGAAGCTGAAAGGTAACGCTAAGACAGCTGTAACCGGGAAGTTGGAGTTTCAAACCTGTGATGATCAGAAATGTTTACCTCCCAAGACAACGAATTTCACAATTGCTTTAAAATAG
- the purQ gene encoding phosphoribosylformylglycinamidine synthase subunit PurQ, with protein sequence MKFGVVVFPGSNCDRDMYDALVHDLKQECVMLWHKDSDLSQFTTEDCIVLPGGFSYGDYLRTGAIARFSPIMQSVIDFAKRGGKVLGVCNGFQILCESHLLPGVLLRNNNQKYICKNVFVKDADENVYNIPIAHGEGRYYADDATLNKLEANGQVLLHYCDAEGNVTPESNHNGSTRNIAGICNEGRNVFGMMPHPERACSSVLGNTDGRKVFKLLFQLVLEEAVAAV encoded by the coding sequence ATGAAATTCGGTGTTGTTGTTTTCCCCGGTTCCAATTGCGATAGAGATATGTATGATGCCTTAGTGCATGACCTAAAGCAGGAATGTGTAATGCTGTGGCATAAGGATAGCGATCTGTCGCAGTTTACTACGGAGGATTGTATTGTACTACCTGGTGGTTTTTCTTATGGCGACTACCTGCGTACAGGTGCCATTGCCCGCTTTAGCCCTATCATGCAAAGCGTAATCGATTTTGCTAAGCGTGGTGGTAAAGTATTAGGCGTTTGTAACGGTTTCCAGATTTTATGTGAATCTCATCTGCTTCCAGGTGTGTTGCTACGGAATAACAACCAAAAGTACATCTGCAAGAATGTGTTTGTTAAAGATGCCGATGAGAACGTTTATAATATTCCTATTGCACATGGAGAGGGCCGCTATTATGCAGATGATGCTACCTTGAATAAGCTGGAAGCTAATGGGCAGGTATTATTACATTACTGCGATGCTGAAGGTAATGTTACTCCTGAAAGCAATCATAATGGCTCTACCCGCAATATTGCAGGTATTTGCAATGAAGGCCGTAACGTATTTGGTATGATGCCGCACCCAGAAAGAGCTTGCTCTTCTGTGCTGGGCAATACTGACGGCCGCAAGGTGTTCAAACTGTTATTCCAGTTAGTGCTGGAAGAAGCGGTTGCAGCAGTGTAA